The Chanodichthys erythropterus isolate Z2021 chromosome 5, ASM2448905v1, whole genome shotgun sequence sequence aaggtttgccttccaacaagacaatgaccctaagcacacagctaaaataacaaaggagtggcttcacaacaactctgtgactgttcttgaatggcccagccagagccctgacttaaaccctattgagcatctctggagagacctaaaaatggctgtccaccaacatttaccatccaacctgacagaactggagaggatctgcaaggaggaatggcagaggatcccaaatccaggtgtaaaaaacttgttgcatctttcccaaaaagactcatggctgtattagatcaaaagggtgcttctactaaatactgggcaaagggtctgaatacttaggaccatttcatatttcagtttttcttttttaataaatctgcaaaaatgtcaacaattctgtgtttttctgtcaatatggggtgctgtgtgtacattaatgaggaaaaaaaattaacttaaatgattttagcaaatggctgcaatataacaaagagtgaaaaatttaagggggtctgaatactttccgtacccactgtaatatatatagatagatacaaatgagtatataatttaaatattggcCATTTATCagtcacttttttatttttgcatttcatttatcAGTTATATAAGCCATAACATGAATATAAAGATCAATGTATCTGTATAagccagaattttaatattggcACAATGCTGAAATCAACATAAGAATGCTTTTAAATTGGCCTCTGCATAATAAACTAACATGAGAGAAAGTATTTTGACATCAAAAAATaacacacttcagctttaacagcCTATGGTTTGAGACCTAGGCCTGTCTGTATTTCTGCTTCATTGACCAGGTAAAAGCTTTTGTCAGTTCAGAGTGTTAAAAAATGTGATTACTTTACACTAAACACAGATAAATTCATCAACATCTCTCACCTTCTCTCCTGCTCCACCTTTTGGCCCTGGGCTTCCTGGCAAACCCTGCAGACATGGAAGAGAAAGTCACTAAATATCAAAAAGCAGTTGCTTTAAAGCTACATCTCATGAAGAACATGTCCTTCTCTTTGTTCTGTAAGATCAAAGTAAAACTCAAGGGGTATTTGAACCATCTCAAAATTAATGATGATGTGAATTAGTCATGAAGAGCTGACATCATGCTGGATAAAGTCAGAAGTGTTTTATAATCTTGCCCTGCCATGAAATGGAGCAGACACAACATGCACGAATTTGAAATCGAAATAAATTATTGACTTTTATCTTCTGCTATAGTGAGCTATGAGCATTATAGCTTTAAAGAAGACAGGTTGAAGATGTTGTAAGAATTCAGCATTGCATGTCTGACAAGGATAATATAAAAGAGAATTCTTGTGCTGCATCTTTTAGATGGAAGTGAAAGCAAGGAtacagtaccattcaaaagtttggggtctgtaaaaaaaattttttctttttctttttaaaatttcttttatgctcaccaaggctgcatttatgtgatcaaaatacagtaaaaacagtaatattatgaattttcagaatcattactccagtcgtcagtgtcacatgatccttcagaaatcattctaatatgctgatttgatgctcaataaacatttcttattattatcaatgttgaaaacagttgtgctgcttaatattttatggAAACTAAAATGCTAAAGTATTAAtctctttaaaattaaaatcttactgaccccaaactgtGTGAACTTTCTTCTTCACAGTCATTATAGCAGttcatatttttaatgcatttcattttttctaCATTAAGACTTACAGGGAGTCCTTGAAGGCCGACTTCCCCAGGGCTTCCAGCTTTTCCTGTGGTACCCTGTAAAAGAACCACATCTTCATTATTACAACTGTCACACTTTCCTGTATAGCCGTGGTTGAATAATGAAAGCCAGACAAGGCTGTACCTTGGCACCTGGCATGCCAGGGATTCCCTCACGTCCATCCACACCTGGCAAACCCTGGAAAAAGACACAGATTGGTGCTATTTGGATATATAGAATAGTCTTTAGGCAAATCATTTTGTACCAAATTTTACCACACTGCCATATTTTCTCACGGTATTACAATCTGATACCATCACTTTATGATGGTACCAGCAACTTTTTAATCAAAAGAAGTGAAAGTTTATTTATGTTAAACCACGTACACCATCTCCCTTTGGCCCTGGAAGACCTGTGTTGCCTCTTGGCCCTTGAGGTCCCTGCAGAAAgagattatttaattaaaaccaGAATCATTAAAATCATTATATATGACCCTAGCATGACAGAATATAGCCAAATAAGGTATGTTCATGGACCAATGTCATTTGGttgtttgaatgttgttccaggactAACAAGGATCCTTGGCCATTACCTACTTATCTTAACTTAACTTCTCAAAGGCTAATTTAATGAACAAAAACCTCTTAAACTTCAACTATGTGCATGATTTGCTGTTATAATGATAGTTGTACACATACCTGTTCGCCTTTAGGTCCACCTTCTCCCATTCCTCCTCTTTGGCCTCGATCCCCCTAGATAAAAAGAGACATACTTTTCAGATATCTGCTAAAATTGATTTGTTTATCTACACCCAAGGCTCAGGACATCAACTTCAAGTCATGCCCACTGCTAAAACAAGGCCTTCAACTGTGAATGTGAGGTAAAACTTTCCTGTTTCATGATTGTTAACCGCTTTCGATTAGATAGAAGGTAGAAGGTATTTCTAGAAGGTAGAGGAAGTTACGGAACTTACCGTCGCCCCTGCAACCCCCTGAGGGCCTGGGACACCATCAACACCTCGAAGGCCctgcaaaaattattttatttatttaatgtgcttatttttattacatttttcttcATTTACAAATGTTTATGTCTGCAGTGCAACAGTATACAGTACCATCTAATGCCactctaaatgtaaaaaaaaaaaactgcattaatTAGTACAATTTTAAATCTTTAAACAGTAACAGTAATCCCAGAAAATAGAAATAGTTTTAGGCTTTTAGCTCTtccatttaaatgaacaaaaatatgGATTTCTCATCTTGTATGCTGAGGTGAacttatatacatttttgtccaatcaaatgctttcTAGAATTTGAATGTTCCTCCCCCTGATACCACCTGCCACTAACTAACATTATTAGTAGCATATCATGGTTTTACCACAGTGCAACATGAAAAAGACAAATTGATATTTAAAAAGGAACAGGCAAAATATGTTATGCCTCAACTTCCTATTTCAATCAACCTGTATTGAAATCTTACCAGTTCTCCTTTGGAGCCAATCATACCAGTGGCACCTCGAATTCCCTGCGGCCCCTGAGAGCACATCATTGAAACGAAGCTTTGAGACACTAGATCAAGTTACAGCCACTGGATTGATTCATTAATTAAGTGTAAATTGCTGAAATATACAGGAAACGCACGTACAGTTGGGCCTTGAGCGCCGACCTCTCCAGGTGCCCCCTGATCTCCCTCCTCTCCCTAAAAAGGGAAAAAGCTATTTTACAAAGTGAGATCCTAAAAATCCTCAAAAAAACACATTGACTGAGTTGTTGGCAGTACCCATATAACTGACACAAAGGGTGGTAATTTATATTTAACAGATAGAACAACAAAATGGTGATAGATGGATCATTCTCGCTTTTAATGTAACAGTGAAAAATGAACTGCAAAGTTTTGATTGAGGTAAATGATGTGTAAATGTACTGATTCTGAGCCAAGCATCTTGAGGACAATATAGCAAGCAGTCGTGAGTGAACTAAATGTCACCACATTAACTTATTTTTACAACACTCAAATCTCTCATTATTCTTCATGCACCAGTGGAGTTTAATTCTTATACAGATTTTTAATAGACAGCATTTAATACATCCTCCACGTTAATTCAGCCCGAGCGTCAGTCCTTAATTATAAATGAGGCTCTGTAATAATCTCCAAAATGTCACAGTGGGAGACAAAATGTCTCAAACACGATGTTTCCTCATTACAACAGACCTACTGCTTAATTTATATTCAGATTCACTCTGGAGAACTTCATGATACATATGCTGACCTCaatcacacacattcacaaacaCATGTACACAAAAGCAAGATGGTTCTGGTTCCTCCTTTGTCAGCATACTTATCAAACTTTCTTTAAATAATGTAAAGTTCTTACCTTGTGTCCTTGTTTACCAGGCTCTCCGGCTTCTCCTTTCACCCCTTTATGACCCTAACAGTGGACAGGAGGACAATTTACATACTTAtatgtacatacatacatacatacaaacttatatatttatatgaataataactgcatatatttatacatttacatttgtattGTAAACTTCACAAAGTTGTGTCTTGATGTCTTGAAATGTCAATCTTATTAACAAATTCCTTTTGAATTCATATCTATCTACTGTACAAGAAAACTCACCTTCATCCCAGGCAAACCAGGATGACCAGGTGCACCAACTGGGCAAGCATTGGGGCACTTAACAGCAGAAAAAACAGTTTAGAGTCTGATTATTTATACACTCAATCCAACCATCTAATAGTCATCTAGGACCATTTTAAACTAAACATATTAAACACATAGTAAAATGTCATCTTACCAGTTCCATTGTTCCTCCCAGCATCCCTGCAGCACCCTGTAAACATGACAGAATCTCTTTAGAACAGTTCTCACACAATGTGAAGGAAATAAAGGGTGATTAGTTGATTAAGGAAGCAGTTGTGCCACCCCGTTGTTTCAGAATTATAACTGCTGCTCTACATGATGTTCCTAATTAGTCTGTGAATACAGATGTCATCAGCTGTACATGCTAAACAGACACTTTATTTCTACtataataatgactttttttggataaaagcacctgataaatgtaattttaaaatgaatgctgTTGGTGTAACATCTTGAAGTCAGAATAATTCAATATAAGTCAAGATGCAGAATATTTTCCACCAGATGAATGTTGTTTTTACACATTCACAGTTTTGACTTTAAAGGTCATTGCTATTGTGTTAGTCTCGAAACATCACAGTAATACTTACACGGGGCCCTGTTGGTCCACGGGGTCCCTGTGGCCCTCTCACACCCATTGCTCCCTGTTATACAGAGAGAAACGCATGAATTTTACTAATTGTATGAATACTCTAACCATAAGCATTTAGAAAATTGCTCACTTTATATAAAATTGCAAAATACTAAAACTAAGAGAAATACTACAGCAATAGTACACTgtgaaataaacaaacaaaataaaaccaagccacaaaacaacaaacattgTTTCAGCATTTTAAAGATATTGTGGTAACACTTTggtatggggaacacatatagcgagtaaggtagttgttgtaacatttaagtttaggtatgtGGTAGAatttagggatgtagaataaggcattgatacgtgctttataagtactaataaacggCCAATATGCAAGCCAATAAGCTACTAgataaaagtgagaattgttccccatactcaagtgagatatttttgtttcatagagagaaaaaaaaaaacatcggTAACACAGTTTTGAGTGGAACTTTACTGAACCACTGAAGCAGCAGCTCAATGCTCTTAAAATGAACTCTTGGTTGATTTTTCATGGACAGAGTGAGATTTGAACTGTAATACCGTACATCAATAATACATCATAAATGAGTATTTTTTTGTCAAAGCTTTTTATTCCTTGCAATGGCTCTAGTTGAGTGAATCTCATGACACTGGTCAagaacatttcaacatttcaaaaagaaagtataaacactataaaaagagaaaaaaaaaatttttggcTGCTTGCTTATATTAACCCAGAGAGCAGTgtattcaaaacaaaatattttgtttttaaaaacaatactggacccactttatattagccttaactactatgtacttacatttaaagtaatcatttgatacaatgcacttattgtgtacatacatgtttttacattgtacttctattttaaaaacacatgcatgtaattacatctgtaattaatttctgtaattacatttgtaATTACTGTTGACCCATgccttaacccttacccctacccttaaacctacccataccactaAAGCTTTCtctaaccttacccatatcccTCCTCAATAgctgaaaatgtgttttgcaactcaatatgaacccaataagttcattatacttattttttgatgtgagtacatagtagttaaggccatttaatataaagtgggaccacaATAATGGATAAAAAAGTTGGAGAGTTACTCACAGGGGTTCCCACTTTTCCCAGCTCTCCCGGAAGTCCTCCTGGTCCTGGTTGTCCCTTTACAAACAAGTATTACATTTAAACCTTTGCGTTGCACACCCAAATAGATCCCCTCACTCCGCCCACTGCTTTTTGGTTATCATATAAAACAAATGGCACTTACAATTGGCCCATCAGGTCCAACACCCTAAAAAGACAGAAGAAATACATTTTGCACTgaattatgtatttatatattctcCCCCATTTCTGagatatatttatacaaaaaacatttatatttactgtatatgtgAATATAATCTTTCTTTTGACTAACCTGCTGCTGTCAGCATTGAGATAAGATATGCAGTGCAGTGTGTACAGATCAGCTTTAAGCCCATTTACAACCATATTTATCTTCTCAATAGTGTTTGTATTGAATGCAGGGATATGTTAAAAGATGCTTTGGATATGTTAAAAGGTGACTTACTGCCTCTCCTCTGGGTCCAGGTTTGCCAGGTTCCCCCTGTTCAACAACAGCAATTACACAAAGTCTCATTTTAGGTCGAACATAAtttaaacacatacatatacataaatatgttttagttttagtgtcagtactacattaaactactatataaaatgttgactataatgtataataatgcaagGGGGGAATATTTGTGAgtcctgataatgccaaatATCTTGTGTTACCAGTAAAATGTagcctacattattttaaatgtatctaGTTAATGACAGAATGCAAGCATATTTGTCTAAAATAATTCTGTATTTTCAGCttcagaatcatgaatatttttattctggtgtcacCATTGTCCTCTGCATTATGTTAccaagcctattcatttccacCCGCAATTTTataccaaatttagcattttaataaaCTATATTTTTTGTTACCTTATGCATATGTCTTGGAGTATCGCAATAATATTGTATCGTGAGTTCAGTATCGTGATATGTATCGAATTGTGACATGAGTGTATCGTTACACACCTAATAACCTAATAATAacctaatatattatatatatatatatatatatatatatatatatacaaatatacaatGATTGTATCTACTaagaaataattaataaatacatatacatatactgtTTTGAAAGTCATGAAAATCATATTACTGCATAATTACTGTTATGAAAATCACATAAAACCAGAGAATCTTCCCAGGCCAAATGAAGTACTGCGTTTGAACATCGGTGAGTTTAACAGGAACTGATGAATCTGACTAGCCCGCACAGATCACTGAGCACACAGACAGGATTAGGAACTAGTGGTCATGTGAAAATACTTATAATTCCCTGTGAAATGCCAGTCAGTGCACTGATTTGAGCTCTGGTCCCTACTGAAGCAGAAAACTGAGAAGCTCATTAGTCAGTCACCTTTTGTCCTGGAGGGCCATCGAGGCCTGGTTCTCCTATAGGGCCAGTCAATCCCTGAGGAACACAGAGGGGAAATGTTACATTATTTCTCCTTACaacagtaaatgatgacagattttaatTGAAAAGCATATTTTAGGGAATGTTTTGttgcataaatgtttttatgaaaatgCAACTTTCACTTTAAATGATGAGTTTAAAACCTCAGTTTCGCTTATAAACAGCATTTGATGCCTAAACAATCAGGTACAGTCATTCGACACCTTCCAAGACCTTCCGTCTTAGACCACAGTGGATATTTTCTTGACCCCTACTTCCATTTTCGCAGGGAATCCACTCTAATTAAGTCCAGGCTTCGGGTGTCCGTGCTTAAACAAAAACCCTGTTGTCTGTTGGGCAGACCTCTTTCCTGTGGTCTTTGCTTTAGTCCGGCATGAGAAATTCCCTGCATTTTTGACCCATCTAAGAGCGCCGCCCACCACTGACTGAACTCTGCGGCACTGAGGTTCATCTTCCCAtgtcaattttaacatgctatagaGAGAATCCATAAGACTTTAATGTGATTCCTTACATCGGCTCCAGGTAATCCAGGAAGTCCAGCAGAACCAGGTTTTCCAGTATCTCCATCAGGACCCTTCGGGTACATACAACAGTGTGTGAGATACAACATAATTGCAGATTATAATATCAATGTTTGACACAAAACGCTGATACTTACAGCCGAACCATCTTCACCGGGGTCACCTCTCTCCCCCTGCAAGAAAAACACACTTTTACCTCTTCCATTATGCATaatattttgttgaataaattgctttatattttaaattatgctgttcacatttttaaaaatcaactCACAGCAATGCCGTCTATTCCAGGCACACCGGGAGGACCGGGAGGGCCAGCACCAGCCCTCTGTTCAAAAATAGTAAGTAAACAATGCTGTCATATTCCTACAGTGAGTTCACTTACATGTTTTTAGATGTGTTAAGGTTAAGATTAAAATGATCCAGTCAGTAAAAATATAGTACAAATCATTTCTTTTTAAGTCTAAGCAAACAAAACACTTGCAATGCAACAGGTGTGCAGTTGTCTCTTACAAGATACGGACTGTGCAGTGGCAAAAATGCAATGTCGCCTATaatattttacagcatttgttattatatttaagAAAGCAAACTTTCTTTCTTGCGCTTTACATATTTAATGCTGAACTACAAGCGCTCACCTTAAACTCTGCCTCGGTTATCTGAAAGGaaaagaacaaagcatttaccTGTGCTGTGCAGATGATGGTTATCTCCAACAAAATGAGTAAAAAGGGCCCGCGCACACCTGCAGCGCGAGCCATGATTTCCCCAAAGACACAGAAGCCCCTGCTTTCTCGGATCAGTTGGGTTGACGGACCCCCCGACCAAGAAACCCAACTAAATCCCCTTTCAACTATCTGAACTCAAGGGAGACCATAACCACAGAGTGCTCATGCATATGCATGAGGTGGTTTGTTCTAGGTCTGTCATTGGAGGACAATGACACAGTGAGAGGAGGAGTCCAGCACACATTCGAATAGACGGCGGGAAA is a genomic window containing:
- the col9a1b gene encoding LOW QUALITY PROTEIN: collagen, type IX, alpha 1b (The sequence of the model RefSeq protein was modified relative to this genomic sequence to represent the inferred CDS: inserted 2 bases in 1 codon), yielding MARAAGVRGPFLLILLEITIICTAQRAGAGPPGPPGVPGIDGIAGERGDPGEDGSAGPDGDTGKPGSAGLPGLPGADGLTGPIGEPGLDGPPGQKGEPGKPGPRGEAGVGPDGPIGQPGPGGLPGELGKVGTPGAMGVRGPQGPRGPTGPRGAAGMLGGTMELCPNACPVGAPGHPGLPGMKGHKGVKGEAGEPGKQGHKGEEGDQGAPGEVGAQGPTGPQGIRGATGMIGSKGELGLRGVDGVPGPQGVAGATGDRGQRGGMGEGGPKGEQGPQGPRGNTGLPGPKGDGGLPGVDGREGIPGMPGAKGTTGKAGSPGEVGLQGLPGLPGSPGPKGGAGEKGNAGQPGLIGTMGSAGRAGERGEQGELGPIGPIGQPGDRGEQGPPGPMGKPGARGPKGDLGLPGLPGPPGLPGIKGDRGEAGEPGPKGEQGDQGAEGTPGDKGDLGDPGQPGAKGEVGNQGDPGNRGPEGARXGSLALRGPLVVLDHVACRGTEELQVLVAPRDQRVKNQVINTSDKSVCELCRSSWPSWLPV